The region TTAATGGAAAGAATTATAAGGCGTGGTCCTCCACCCTTCGTGTGCTCCTCCGAGGCCTTAATCTTtggggtcatgttgatggtacctGACCGGCTCCGGTTTCTTCTACTGCAGTCACCACAGGCTTCTCTCAGTCTACTATTACCAGTGTGTCTTTCTCCCCATCCCAGCACTTGGCCAAGTGGACTAAGGATGACTCTCGCACAATTGCTATTATTTGTCAATCGTGAGAACTTCCTATTCATTTGGCAGTCTGTGATTTTCCTACAGCCAAGGAGATCTAGGATCACTTGCGCACACTCTATCTTCCCTCTGGTCAGGTGTTGCGCTACTCCTTGCTACAGACTCTCACTGCCACCTACCAATGTGAGAGCTCTATCTAGGGCTTTTTCGCAACACTCAGTGATTTATGGCGTCAGTATGATGAGATGGCCCCATCTCCTTCTCCAACATGTGCCCAGTGTCTCTCCATTGCTCAAGACTGTAACCATCTCCGCATCTATGAGTTTCTTATGCGTCTTCGGCCTGAGTTCGAGGCAGTTCATGCTCAGCTTTTCCACCGGGTTACTCCTCCATCTGCTAGTGATACTTTGGCTTATAAGCTTGTTGAGAAGACTCTTCTTCGGTCCTTAAATATAGTTCCACCACCTGCTGCTCCCCGCTCTGTTCTTGTTGCTTCTCAACAGATTCCACTACCGACCACTGCTCCGTTGTTGTCTCCAGTACCTCCGTTGCTGTTGTCACCAGGTCTTGGTGCTCCCGTCCATCTTATTTCACAGCCTCCAGGATCGGGATCTAGTGTGCCACAGTGACGGTCTATATTTGCTACATCTTATAGAAAAGccatatttttactaataaataatttattcatttattataatagtttatttttgtccattttatttaaatattatccgTATTTTTAGTCAATAAActaaacttttcttttatttttctctctaaaCCAAAAGAGCAAAAACAATAACACATGATGAGTCATGTACACAAAAGCACCCATGTTATATTGCAAACAGCCGCTCTACATGGCATATCTATCGCACAACACTTTATATCCGACATCAAtcgataatataaaatatttttagacacaaaataagaagaaaataaaaacccatcTTAATGGCCAAAACAGATAAATTGAAACACTATgaatatattttatcaaaaaaaaaaaaaaacactataaaATTACTGAGAGTATAAGGTGGTTATTGAAATTCACAGAGACAACTTAAAAAGCTTGGTAAAGAACCAACAAAAATACCGAAAATGCAGATAGGTAATGTCCAATTTATTCTTGAAGAAAACCTCTCAAGACAAATCATAAAGGAgtgttttttttgttctcattttACCCTACTAGCATTAAATAGAGATGGAAACCTAGCATCTAATACTTCCTGTATGCCAACTCTCGCACAACTTCTCCGAGTTCCTTGTCATTCTTAATGTAATTGATCCATCTCGCATTGTTCCCGACACGCTCCAGGCTTTGTTTCAGTGTTCGGGATATTGAAGGTTTGATTCTTGTCGAAAAGAATGCTTCAATTTCCTTGGCTTTCTCATCAGATGAAAACTGATACAAGGGCAGAGCAAGCTCAGTTTTAATACAAGGTTTCAAGGGAAGAGCGAGAATAATGTTAGACATACCGGTGATACGATAGAACTGACAAAACGAGTGATTAGAAAACCAGAACCCCATGTCTTTGAGATGAACTCCCAGTTTTCCtgcatttcaataaaaaaatcagtgaCTGTTATCGACATGtgaacatttttttaaacataattttGCTAGATCAAGAATTGCATAACATACCTTTAGCCAAATCCATGCGGTTTCCCGTCCTTTCCTACTAATTCCTCCGAGTCCATACACCACATCCTGACTCCGAACCTACAAACATCTCGACAAAGAGTTGGCCTCAgctaagagagaaaaaaaaagtgtatcATGGGGAAAAATAATTCCAACTTATATTTACCGCAGGTGTCAAGATGAAATTCAGAACATCAAGAACAACAGCGGCGTCAGGGCAAGAAGACAAGCAACCtaagaaagtaaaataaaagagacaTCTCAATGCATAATGAGATTTCTAAACTTATAGGCAAGACGgataagaagatgaagaggaagcaATTTTGGCATACCTAGAATACGCACTTTCTCCTGGCTTAAGTCTGTCTCCTTGTAAACCCTCAGCAGAGAATCATATCCTGACTTATTGGTAGCAGTGACTGTTTGCATCACAGCAATATATGCAGGCTGCATCACAAATTACAGAATTCAGTAAAAAGGGAGTATGACTAAGTAGCTATTTGAAGTGATATGATGATTGTGAACTAGTAATGATAAAATTTTCAACCCTTCTTATATCCGGAGGCAGGAGTGGGGTATTTCTATCATCTAAGAAGGCAGTAAAACGCCTCACTGCCTCATGTAGAGTGCTTTCATGCCCAAGTTCAGCAAGAGCGGTCAATATCTCCCCTCGAAGCATGGCATCTAAGTGGCTCTCACCTTCCTTGGGGTCCCAGCCCAACTTCCtatttaaaaaggaaaagaaaaatcaagtggAAGCTAAAGGTTATTTAAGTTGTCACTACACGATCACTTAGAGATGAAGCAATTATGTATTGTACATATGGCAAGCAAATGGAATGACCCTTTAAATTCAAGGTAAGGTAGATTGATTATGTTCCTAATATATCAGCATCTACCAGTAAAATTAAGACATGAATTGCGGCATGAACaaaccataaaattaaaatgtaaaagcTAGACAAGTGCTCTTACTCTGCTGAAAACTGGAGAAGATTTATTAAGAACAGTTTGGTTTCATTTAATAATTCTGGAGTGGCCTCAGCTATCATATTTGCAAGCTTGTAACTCATCTGCCAAACCAAAAAGACAAAGGATACTTTTAGGGAAAATTTATTGGATGTAGAAGCAAATGCACGGGGACAAAACAAACCGAGATCATTTGTGAAACCACTGTATAACTGAGCTCTTCTCTATAAGCAGACATCAAAGAAATGAGGGAAGATGTTGTCTGCTTGCAAGCCATGCACAAGGCAAaagaatcatccaaaatacCTGCATTGAGAAGAATAATAAATTAGTTGTGAGTCTTGTgaccatgaaaaataaatgaacgAGTTTATAGTAATACTACCAAATCTGTCAGTTTCAGAGAGTTGTTTTGCCTCTATGGCATATCTAAGTCCAGCAGTCAGCTGATCATCATATTGCACCCTATAGAAACCAGTTTGCTCAATGTTGACTTTGATCCAAGATTGGCCACCTTTCCTTTGGCCTCCCTGTTCCACTAAGGTATGACTAATATCCGAAGCATCTGAAAAGTCCAACTTGTCCAActtcttgatttttgttttcaatagaAATTTTTTCTGAGCATCATACGATCCAAAACAAATAGTTATAGGAACCATCCACTGTCCATCGCCAGTTAATCCACTTGACAGAAACTGTGACTGCAATTGGGGAAAAAAACAACCTCAGATTAGACAACCTGACAGCAAACACTGTTAATAGTTTCAGGCAAGATATTATCTTGTCTTAATGAAGCCATGTCTGTAATTCATCAACTATTGCTAGCTTTGTCTATCTATAAGACAAAACAGAGACTGGAAGCCAATAGGGAATTTATCCTGCCTAACATTTAAGTTTATTAGGTCTGTGATCAATCCACTATCCCGCACAATTGTTCAACATGATCTGGCCTTCAATTATCACCTATCTCTAAATAATCACaaacaaatctttttttttttttgggtccaGGAAAATGATTATGGCAAGCTAATTCCTAAGTTTTCCAGTTTTAACAGTTGACCTAATCAACAACCATCCTAAGCCTGTCCAAACTCCGAAGCAAAACAATGTTGAATGATGAAAAAATAGCACTGTGTCTAAAGGtggagaaataaaatattttgttaacaAACCTGCTCAAATTCCAGACTGTCGGCACTAACTTTTACAGAAACAACAGGATATCCTTTCTGCTTCGTCCATGAGTTCATTATCAAGTTGACAGGTTCACCCGATATCTCTTCAAGAGCAGCCCATAAGTCTTCAGTCTTTGCGTTTGACCATGCAAATCTTTTTATGTACAATGCCAATGATTTCTGATAAAAAACGAGAGACAATTTTCTTACTTTCATAAGTTGTCGCCTAACGATACTGTTCAGGAAAAAAGGAATTTAATCACCATAGGAAACCTTTAACGATACTGTTGGTGAATCAGCAAGTGTGACTAAGGAAATCTTTTTTTGAACATTTGTTTGGTAGGAATGGTTTTGTACAAGCTGTCACACGTTATCTTATTTAAAACTAATCAATTATTATAAACTTAACTTATTGCCTTTTTAgttaaaaactaatattattaatattaatatgtttaaaaattttaattaatgaatatacatatatatatatataattaattttataaaaaaaattgaacagaATAACTCAAAGTTTTTGGATGGAAAGTTTGGCTAAGTCACCAACTAAAGAAGCCATGCCGCCTACCCTATGatgttaaaaaacaaatatattgaCTTTACAATTAAAGATTATCCCCAGAAAGTATTTTCTCAATGATTGTCCGGTTCTTTCAACTAATCTTAAAATCATCAAGGAGGTATGTGCTTAATGACAATAAAGATAGGTTGTAGTATGCATGtcaaaacatatttaattgCGTGAAAGTGTCCATAGACATCATTATGGCAGTTCAAGActgaataaatataaattttttattaaaaaaaaaaaaaatcaattggacaTACAACCTGGAAAACATTTGCACCAAGATAACTTTGCAGCATTCGAATAACCGAGGCTCCCTTCATGTAGCTTATGGCGTCAAAAATTTCATCAATCTCATTGGCGTGATTTATGTCAACCTGAAGTTAAGcgaattttttttccaaaaaacaaTAGAACATAGTTGTATCAGCATTAAATGAACAAGTATAAGATAGGTGAAGGCGGAAAATGAAGAGTCAATTGTCCTCCTTAATCATTACGATATTTGACTGCAATAAATCAAACACTTTGTTATACAAGAAGGTAAAAAGTCATGGAAGAGTTTATGGccaataaaaacttatatagtGTGTCAAGGCTTTTGATTATCTAAAGCACTAAATAAATCAGCACACAAGAAATTTTACCTCAATAGGATGAGATTCAGCAAGTGCATCCAATCTAAGACCTCCAGTTGTCTCATCAAGAAACTGAGTCCAAATTTTCCACTCAGGAAATAATGAATCGGCAGATAGATAGCTCACctacagataaaaaaaaatttgaaagagaaATGGACATAAGTGTCCAGTTGAAACTATCTCTTTATAATcagtaaaaagagaaaaaaaaaggtttgatTACCCAAGTTGCAAACCCCTCATTGAGCCACAAGTGAGTCCACCATTCCATTGTCACAAGATTTCCAAACCACTGGTGTGCCAGTTCATGTGCTACCACAGTTGCTACCTGAGCaaagaaaagcataaaaattaacttcacaaaaaaaatatatataatgttattaCACATCAAATTAAGCTATCATTTATATAAATGATCaagaattattaaatttaagaactgaaaaatgaaaacaacttGCAGAAAGAAAGCacattttaaaagaaacttTTGTTCAGCTTAATGTTAAGAAAATAAGGAAGTGAGGATCACCCGTTGCTTATTGGCAGCTGCTGAGTGATGCTCATCATATAGGAGAGCTGATTCTCGATAAGTAACCAAACCATAGTTTTCCATAGCACCCGCAGCAAAGTCAGGAATAGCAACCATATCCAACTTTGGAAGAGGGTATGGCTCATTGAAATATCTGTGTGAAATTAAATAATCAGTCAGTATACAACAATTATGCCAAGTAGGTGCATCTCAACTAACATAAGACCATTAAATCGCTAGAAggataaaatacaaaatcagCATTCAGTTGCTACCAAAACAgttatctaaatataaatagctttcataactaaaaattaaatagtaaaTTCTATTGGgaatattttaacaaaacaaGAATTGAACTTCCTCAGtgtaaaatattatcaaaaactaATGCAAAACATACTTCTTGTAAACATCCAACGTCTTCACAGCAACATCTAAAGCAAATTTCCCTTGATTGCTCTTCCCAACTTGACAGTAAACTCGCACTTTGATCCCTGAATAAACATGCTTGATTAGTTACAAACTTCTGTCTATCATCTTAAAGAAAGGAGAAGCAGAAGGGATGGTTTGAGAATAAATCATTGTGCTATACCATCAGTTGTTGAGCCTTCTACATAATCAAACAGGCCAATCACAATAGCCACCAAATATGTTGACATAATTGGAGATTCTTGGAAAGATAGCATCTTCAAAGATCCATCAATTTTCTCATCGATAACTGGCATATTGGACAGGGCTACTAACTCAGAGGGCACTTCCAAAGTTATCTTAAATGTAGCCTGATAAAGAACATGAGCAAAATAAATGGGTATTAGGTTGTAAAACCAAATAGGGTTACATATCACAAGAACAACAATAAACGAGCACATAaccaaatctttaaaaaaattaataataataataataataataataataataataataataataatcatgggGGCAAATCAACTATATGGTTCCCATCATGTTCAGTCTCACAAGCCTCATTCCCTTCATATTTCACGTCACTTTATATTGTAATAAAGCTTTACATGCATGGACATGAAATAAACACCATATAAtcatataaattgaagttttacaaagtttaaattaacatttttgccaaaaataaaataaaaaattaaatgccTCATTACCAGTGTAAAAACTGGATGCACATTGCGAAAGGATGAAACAAAAGGCATGAATGAATTAGGAGAATCAAGAAATCCCATATTTGAAAACTATTGTTGTTAAGGGTGCAAGACGCACCGTAGGGGCTAAGACCCTCATACAGCTCGAGGCGCAAGGCACAAAAACAACGCACACTTGATCGAAATTCTATTC is a window of Dioscorea cayenensis subsp. rotundata cultivar TDr96_F1 chromosome 5, TDr96_F1_v2_PseudoChromosome.rev07_lg8_w22 25.fasta, whole genome shotgun sequence DNA encoding:
- the LOC120261390 gene encoding LOW QUALITY PROTEIN: aminopeptidase M1-like (The sequence of the model RefSeq protein was modified relative to this genomic sequence to represent the inferred CDS: deleted 1 base in 1 codon) codes for the protein MAMAMAMEQGPQQSVEQFKGQARLPKFAVPRRYDLSFKPDLSACTFTGAVQITIDVIDPTHFLVLNSAELAVRDGSVSFKSHYFDKELRPSEIVLVEGDEILVLKFDEVLPIGTGVLAIGFEGTLTDRMKGFYRSVYEHNGEKKNMAVTQFEPADARRCFPCWDEPACKATFKITLEVPSELVALSNMPVIDEKIDGSLKMLSFQESPIMSTYLVAIVIGLFDYVEGSTTDGIKVRVYCQVGKSNQGKFALDVAVKTLDVYKKYFNEPYPLPKLDMVAIPDFAAGAMENYGLVTYRESALLYDEHHSAAANKQRVATVVAHELAHQWFGNLVTMEWWTHLWLNEGFATWVSYLSADSLFPEWKIWTQFLDETTGGLRLDALAESHPIEVDINHANEIDEIFDAISYMKGASVIRMLQSYLGANVFQKSLALYIKRFAWSNAKTEDLWAALEEISGEPVNLIMNSWTKQKGYPVVSVKVSADSLEFEQSQFLSSGLTGDGQWMVPITICFGSYDAQKKFLLKTKIKKLDKLDFSDASDISHTLVEQGGQRKGGQSWIKVNIEQTGFYRVQYDDQLTAGLRYAIEAKQLSETDRFGILDDSFALCMACKQTTSSLISLMSAYREELSYTVVSQMISMSYKLANMIAEATPELLNETKLFLINLLQFSAEKLGWDPKEGESHLDAMLRGEILTALAELGHESTLHEAVRRFTAFLDDRNTPLLPPDIRRPAYIAVMQTVTATNKSGYDSLLRVYKETDLSQEKVRILGCLSSCPDAAVVLDVLNFILTPAVRSQDVVYGLGGISRKGRETAWIWLKENWEFISKTWGSGFLITRFVSSIVSPFSSDEKAKEIEAFFSTRIKPSISRTLKQSLERVGNNARWINYIKNDKELGEVVRELAYRKY